A genomic segment from Sparus aurata chromosome 10, fSpaAur1.1, whole genome shotgun sequence encodes:
- the LOC115589988 gene encoding gastrula zinc finger protein XlCGF57.1-like, translating into MESEADGQDCGEPEPARNSVPDRHLQSETKYRAGDSPEPEAEDSPEPVAEDSPEPDAEDSPEPEGEDCPEPEAEYFPEPEAKDNDDVWSETKEPQSSLNSQKNIEVPVSGVSCGTDKEQFTFSDCGEGSSKNSKLIICKRIHTGEKPFSCGECGKRFIQKQHLITHTKIHTGEKPFSCGECGERFSQQQHLITHIQSHTGEKPFSCGQCGKRFIKKQGLSKHTMIHTGEKPFSCGECGKRFIQKQHLITHAKIHTGEKPFSCDECGKKFIRKQNLIRHSKIHKGEKPFDCGECGKRFIRKHSLIAHKKVHTGEKPFSCGECGQRFTHKHNLNTHKKIHTGEKPFGCVECGKRFIQKHDLIRHKKIHTGEKPFGCVECGKRFIRKQQLVTHTMIHTGEKPFSCGECGQRFILKHDLITHTKIHTGEKPFSCGECGKRFIRKQHLITHTMIHTGEKPFSCGECGKRFSYKSNLIRHTKTHTGERP; encoded by the coding sequence ATGGAATCAGAAGCTGACGGACAGGACTGTGgtgaaccagaaccagccaggaactcagttccagatagacatttacaatcagagactaaatacaGGGCAGGAGACTCTCCagaacctgaggctgaagatTCTCCTGAACCTGTGGCTGAAGACTCACCTGAACCTGatgctgaagactctcctgaacctgagggTGAAGACTgtcctgaacctgaggctgaatACTTTCCTGAACCTGAGGCTAAAGACAATGATGATGTTTGGAGTGAGACCAAAGAACCTCAGTCAAGTTTAAActctcagaaaaacattgaagtcCCTGTAAGTGGTGTATCATGCGGTACTGACAAGGAACAGTTTACTTTCTCTGACTGTGGTGAAGGATCtagcaaaaactcaaaactaaTTATTTGTAAGAGGATTCACACGGGAGAGAAACCGtttagttgtggtgaatgtggtaaaagattcattcAAAAGCAacatcttatcacacacacaaagattcacacaggagagaagccgttcagttgtggtgaatgtggtgaAAGGTTCAGCCAACAGCAACatcttatcacacacatacagagtcacacaggagagaaaccatttagttgtggtCAATGTGGTAAACGATTCATTAAAAAGCAAGGTCTTAGCAAACACACAatgattcacacaggagagaaaccatttagttgcggtgaatgtggtaaaagattcatccaAAAGCAACATCTTATCACACAcgcaaagattcacacaggagagaaaccgtttaGTTGCGATGAATGTGGTAAAAAGTTCATTCGAAAGCAAAATCTTATCAGACACTCAAAGATTCACaaaggagagaaaccatttgattgtggtgaatgtggtaaaagattcataCGAAAGCACAGTCTTATCGCACACAAAAAggttcacacaggagagaaaccattcagttgtggtgaatgcGGTCAAAGATTCACCCATAAGCACAatcttaacacacacaaaaagattcacacaggagagaaaccatttggttgtgttgaatgtggtaaaagattcatccaAAAGCATGATCTTATCAGACACaaaaagattcacacaggagagaagccATTTGGTTGTgttgaatgtggtaaaagattcattcGAAAGCAACAacttgtcacacacacaatgattcacacaggagagaaaccattcagttgtggtgaatgtggtcaGAGATTCATCCTAAAGCACGATCTTATCACACatacaaagattcacacaggagagaaaccgtttagttgtggtgaatgtggtaaaagattcattcGGAAGCAacatcttatcacacacacaatgattcacacaggagagaaaccgttcagttgtggtgaatgtggaaAAAGATTCAGCTATAAGTCAAAccttatcagacacacaaagactcacacaggagagagaccATAG